The proteins below come from a single Micromonospora citrea genomic window:
- a CDS encoding ATP-dependent DNA helicase, giving the protein MTQPALFGTATPAPRAADAGPRYTPVELARLLRLPAPTREQAAIIAAPVEPLLVVAGAGSGKTETMAARVVWLVANSYVRPEQVLGLTFTRKAAGELAHRVRTRLDQLVRRLGRRGRDPLDDPLAGEPTVSTYHSYAGRIVTEHGLRAGYEPSTRLLTEASRWQLVDLLVRNYDGDMSEVDRMPSTVTDAVLALAGELDEHLVDPDALAAWTGRFFADVQARPGRVYADVRRALALQQTRLKLLPLVRAYARRKEDFEAMDFADQLARAARVARDHPGVGEIERDRFRVVLLDEYQDTSHAQVVLLNALFGGGHPLTAVGDPCQSIYGWRGASAGTLDRFPTEFARAGGAPAEVLSLTTSWRNRPEILGVANALATPLRAAGARVPELRAAMSVADPVPHRSARGAAGGTVHCALLRTYADEADWIADSVLHAWRGAAGMPGALPEHIPVPLRPTTAVLVRLRSQIPAIESALRERGLPVEVVGLGGLLDTPEVRDVVCTLRVLADPTDGAALLRLLTGARWRIGPRDLVALHRRAKAIAAARRRLADDGTPEITPDLLDEATLVESLADLGPAQAYSAEGYARLRAYARELGLLRYRMDQSLPELIADIERTIGLDVEVAVRAGRDGAGDAGLARGHLDALGDVAARFSGETPGATLSGFLAYLAAAEDEERGLSPGEVEVVEGAVQILTAHAAKGLEWDVVAVAGLSRGVWPGPVRNSDHWLGGLGVLPFPLRGDADGLPELGLDEAEDQRGVARALEDFTDAWRAHDEREERRLAYVAVTRPRRLLLCSGHWWGEGTKRPRGPSVLLREVHDACLDGGAGHLVDEWAPEPPGDAVNPTTEVVLRAEWPADPLGARRPALAEAAALVRRFLTDGDAARRPANSEQPVGPERPAGSVQPAGPERPVDVADEAGGAVDPLADDPDVARWRREADLLLAERAELTRQTGAVEVALPGQLSVTQLVALRRDPAALARALRRPVPTEPSPYARRGTAFHTWLEQRFGADRLLDLDELPGAADADAAPDEALAELQERFLASEWADRVPVEVEVPFATVVAGVVVRGRMDAVFARPGGRFDVVDWKTGRQPSGPAADVAAVQLAVYRLAWAELAGVPVERVGAAFHYVRDGVTVRPADLLDADGLTALITSVPENPADGGHPANP; this is encoded by the coding sequence GTGACGCAGCCCGCCCTGTTCGGCACGGCGACCCCGGCGCCACGGGCGGCCGACGCCGGCCCCCGGTACACGCCGGTGGAGCTGGCGAGGCTGCTGCGGCTGCCGGCCCCCACCCGCGAGCAGGCGGCCATCATCGCCGCCCCCGTCGAGCCGCTGCTGGTGGTCGCGGGCGCCGGCTCGGGCAAGACCGAGACGATGGCGGCCCGGGTGGTCTGGCTGGTCGCCAACTCGTACGTGCGGCCGGAGCAGGTGCTCGGGCTCACCTTCACCCGCAAGGCCGCCGGTGAGCTGGCGCACCGGGTGCGTACCCGGCTGGACCAGTTGGTGCGGCGGCTCGGGCGGCGGGGGCGCGACCCGCTCGACGACCCGCTGGCAGGGGAGCCGACGGTCTCCACCTACCACTCGTACGCGGGCCGGATCGTCACCGAGCACGGGCTGCGGGCCGGCTACGAGCCGTCCACCCGGCTGCTCACCGAGGCGTCCCGCTGGCAACTTGTCGACCTGCTGGTACGCAACTACGACGGCGACATGTCCGAGGTGGACCGGATGCCGAGCACGGTCACCGACGCGGTGCTGGCGCTCGCCGGCGAGCTGGACGAGCACCTGGTCGACCCGGACGCGCTGGCCGCGTGGACGGGCCGCTTCTTCGCCGACGTGCAGGCGCGTCCGGGCCGGGTCTACGCCGACGTGCGCAGGGCGCTCGCCCTCCAGCAGACCCGGCTGAAGCTGCTCCCGCTGGTGCGCGCGTACGCCCGGCGCAAGGAGGACTTCGAGGCGATGGACTTCGCCGACCAGCTCGCGCGGGCGGCCCGGGTGGCCCGGGACCATCCCGGGGTCGGCGAGATCGAGCGGGACCGGTTCCGGGTGGTGCTGCTCGATGAGTACCAGGACACCAGCCACGCCCAGGTGGTGCTGCTCAACGCGCTCTTCGGCGGCGGGCACCCGCTGACGGCGGTCGGCGACCCCTGCCAGTCGATCTACGGGTGGCGGGGCGCCAGCGCCGGCACGCTGGACCGCTTCCCCACGGAGTTCGCCCGCGCCGGCGGCGCGCCGGCCGAGGTGCTCAGCCTCACCACGAGCTGGCGTAACCGGCCGGAGATCCTCGGCGTGGCCAACGCCCTGGCCACGCCGCTGCGGGCCGCCGGCGCCCGGGTGCCGGAGTTGCGCGCCGCGATGAGCGTCGCCGACCCGGTGCCGCACCGCAGCGCCCGCGGCGCCGCCGGTGGCACCGTCCACTGCGCCCTGCTCCGGACGTACGCCGACGAGGCCGACTGGATCGCCGACAGCGTGCTGCACGCCTGGCGTGGGGCGGCGGGGATGCCCGGGGCGCTGCCCGAGCACATCCCGGTGCCGCTGCGCCCCACCACGGCCGTGCTCGTGCGGCTGCGCAGCCAGATCCCGGCGATCGAGTCGGCGCTGCGCGAGCGCGGGCTGCCCGTCGAGGTGGTGGGCCTGGGCGGCCTGCTGGACACCCCCGAGGTGCGGGACGTGGTGTGCACGCTGCGGGTGCTGGCCGACCCGACCGACGGGGCCGCGCTGCTGCGGCTGCTCACCGGGGCGCGCTGGCGGATCGGGCCCCGTGACCTGGTGGCCCTGCACCGCCGGGCGAAGGCCATCGCCGCGGCCCGGCGCAGGCTCGCCGACGACGGCACCCCGGAGATCACCCCGGACCTGCTCGACGAGGCCACCCTGGTCGAGTCGCTGGCCGACCTCGGCCCGGCGCAGGCGTACTCGGCGGAGGGCTACGCCCGGCTGCGTGCGTACGCCCGGGAGCTGGGCCTGTTGCGCTACCGGATGGACCAGTCCCTGCCGGAGTTGATCGCGGACATCGAGCGGACGATCGGCCTGGACGTGGAGGTGGCGGTGCGGGCCGGCCGGGACGGGGCCGGCGACGCCGGCCTGGCCCGGGGCCACCTGGACGCGCTCGGCGACGTCGCGGCCCGGTTCAGCGGGGAGACTCCGGGCGCCACCCTGTCGGGTTTCCTGGCCTATCTCGCCGCCGCCGAGGACGAGGAGCGTGGCCTCAGCCCGGGTGAGGTGGAGGTGGTCGAGGGCGCGGTGCAGATCCTCACCGCGCACGCCGCCAAGGGCCTGGAGTGGGACGTGGTCGCGGTGGCCGGCCTGAGCCGGGGCGTGTGGCCGGGGCCGGTCCGCAACTCCGACCACTGGCTGGGCGGGCTGGGCGTGCTGCCGTTCCCGCTGCGCGGCGACGCCGACGGGCTGCCCGAGCTGGGGCTGGACGAGGCCGAGGACCAGCGGGGGGTGGCCCGGGCGCTGGAGGACTTCACCGACGCCTGGCGGGCGCACGACGAGCGGGAGGAGCGCCGGCTGGCGTACGTGGCGGTGACCCGGCCCCGGCGGCTGCTGCTCTGCTCCGGCCACTGGTGGGGGGAGGGCACGAAGCGGCCGCGCGGCCCGTCGGTGCTGCTGCGCGAGGTGCACGACGCCTGCCTGGACGGCGGCGCGGGGCACCTGGTCGACGAGTGGGCCCCGGAGCCGCCGGGCGACGCGGTCAACCCGACCACCGAGGTGGTGCTGCGCGCCGAGTGGCCGGCCGACCCGCTTGGCGCCCGCCGCCCGGCGCTGGCCGAGGCGGCCGCGCTCGTTCGCCGCTTCCTCACCGACGGCGACGCCGCCCGTCGGCCTGCCAACTCCGAACAGCCGGTCGGCCCGGAACGCCCCGCTGGCTCGGTGCAGCCGGCCGGCCCGGAACGGCCGGTGGACGTGGCCGACGAGGCCGGGGGCGCGGTCGATCCGCTGGCCGACGACCCGGACGTCGCGCGGTGGCGGCGGGAGGCCGACCTGCTGCTCGCCGAGCGGGCCGAGCTGACCCGGCAGACCGGCGCGGTCGAGGTGGCCCTGCCCGGGCAGCTCTCGGTGACCCAGCTGGTGGCGCTTCGCCGGGACCCGGCCGCGCTGGCCCGGGCGCTGCGCCGCCCGGTTCCCACCGAGCCGAGCCCGTACGCCCGCCGGGGCACCGCCTTCCACACCTGGCTGGAGCAGCGGTTCGGCGCGGACCGGCTGCTCGACCTGGACGAGCTGCCCGGCGCGGCCGACGCCGACGCCGCGCCCGACGAGGCGCTGGCCGAGCTCCAGGAGCGCTTCCTGGCCAGCGAGTGGGCCGACCGGGTGCCGGTCGAGGTGGAGGTGCCCTTCGCCACGGTCGTCGCGGGGGTGGTGGTGCGGGGCCGGATGGACGCCGTCTTCGCCCGCCCCGGCGGGCGCTTCGACGTGGTCGACTGGAAGACCGGCCGGCAGCCCTCCGGCCCGGCCGCCGACGTGGCCGCCGTGCAGCTCGCGGTCTACCGGCTGGCCTGGGCGGAGCTGGCCGGGGTGCCGGTGGAGCGGGTCGGCGCGGCGTTCCACTACGTGCGCGACGGCGTCACGGTTCGCCCGGCGGACCTGCTCGACGCCGACGGGCTGACCGCGTTGATCACTTCGGTGCCGGAAAATCCGGCAGACGGTGGCCATCCGGCGAATCCGTGA
- a CDS encoding cold-shock protein encodes MAIGTVKWFNADKGFGFITPDGGGADVFAHFSAIQTSGYRSLDENQRVEFEVTQGQKGPQAENIRPL; translated from the coding sequence ATGGCTATTGGCACCGTCAAGTGGTTCAACGCTGACAAGGGCTTCGGCTTCATCACCCCGGACGGCGGCGGCGCCGACGTCTTCGCCCACTTCTCGGCGATCCAGACCTCCGGCTACCGGAGCCTGGACGAGAACCAGCGGGTCGAGTTCGAGGTGACCCAGGGCCAGAAGGGCCCGCAGGCGGAGAACATCCGCCCGCTCTGA
- a CDS encoding DEAD/DEAH box helicase, with amino-acid sequence MTTVVPSFAHTGLAPALLAELAAQGITEPFPIQAATLPDSLAGRDVLGRGRTGSGKTLAFGLPVLSRTAGRRARPGRPLALVLVPTRELAQQVTTALDPYARAVGLRCATVVGGLSLQRQADALRAGAELVVATPGRLHDLINRGDARLDQVAITVLDEADQMADMGFLPQVTKLLEQVAPDGQRMLFSATLDGGVDRLVRRFLTDPVSHSVDPGTATVTAMTHHVLHVDPADKPAALTQIAAREGRTILFMGTKHRADRVARQLLAKGVRAAALHGGKSQPQRTRILEQFRNGQVTALVATDVAARGIHVDGLDLVVNVDPPTEAKDYLHRGGRTARAGESGAVVTLVLPEQRRDVSRLMATAGIRPESVQVRLGDEALARVTGAREPSGVPVTIAPPPPRPAASDAGRSGGRAGEGGRTAHRASGRSRRSRRPRPPRAS; translated from the coding sequence ATGACCACCGTCGTTCCGTCGTTCGCCCATACCGGGCTGGCCCCGGCGCTCCTCGCCGAGCTGGCCGCCCAGGGCATCACCGAGCCGTTCCCGATCCAGGCGGCGACCCTGCCCGACTCGCTCGCCGGTCGCGACGTGCTCGGCCGGGGCCGCACCGGCTCCGGCAAGACCCTCGCCTTCGGGCTCCCCGTGCTGTCCCGCACCGCCGGTCGCCGCGCCCGCCCGGGCCGTCCGCTGGCCCTGGTGCTGGTGCCGACCCGGGAACTGGCCCAGCAGGTCACCACCGCACTCGACCCGTACGCCCGGGCGGTCGGCCTGCGCTGCGCCACCGTCGTCGGCGGCCTGTCGCTGCAACGCCAGGCGGACGCCCTGCGCGCGGGCGCCGAACTGGTGGTGGCCACCCCCGGGCGGCTGCACGACCTGATCAACCGCGGCGACGCCCGGCTGGACCAGGTCGCGATCACCGTGCTCGACGAGGCCGACCAGATGGCCGACATGGGCTTCCTGCCGCAGGTGACGAAGCTGCTGGAGCAGGTCGCCCCCGACGGGCAGCGGATGCTCTTCTCGGCCACGCTGGACGGCGGCGTGGACAGGCTGGTCCGCCGCTTCCTCACCGACCCGGTCTCGCACTCGGTCGACCCGGGCACCGCGACCGTCACCGCGATGACCCACCACGTGCTGCACGTCGACCCGGCGGACAAGCCGGCCGCGCTGACCCAGATCGCCGCCCGCGAGGGTCGCACCATCCTGTTCATGGGCACCAAGCACCGTGCCGACCGGGTCGCCCGCCAGTTGCTGGCCAAGGGCGTACGCGCGGCGGCGCTGCACGGCGGCAAGTCGCAGCCGCAGCGCACCCGGATCCTGGAGCAGTTCCGCAACGGGCAGGTGACCGCGCTGGTCGCCACCGACGTGGCGGCCCGGGGCATCCACGTGGACGGGCTCGACCTGGTGGTCAACGTGGACCCGCCGACCGAGGCGAAGGACTACCTGCACCGGGGCGGGCGTACGGCCCGGGCGGGGGAGTCCGGCGCGGTGGTCACCCTGGTCCTGCCGGAGCAGCGCCGGGACGTGTCCCGGCTGATGGCCACCGCCGGCATCCGACCCGAGTCCGTCCAGGTGCGCCTCGGCGACGAGGCGCTGGCCCGGGTGACCGGCGCCCGCGAGCCGTCCGGCGTGCCGGTGACGATCGCGCCGCCCCCGCCGCGGCCCGCCGCGTCGGACGCCGGGCGGTCGGGCGGTCGCGCCGGCGAGGGCGGCCGGACCGCGCACCGCGCCTCGGGACGGTCCCGCCGCTCCCGACGTCCCCGCCCGCCGCGCGCGTCCTGA
- a CDS encoding ABC transporter permease has product MAGDTLAAVPRTDTEISGLDALELAGRAENRPRAARLWAATWPKLAALGIAVGAWQVVVWTGWKPEYAVPGPASVGQELLRQLSGVQLWDGLATTLRRAAVGYLFSVAVGLLLGLAVARSRILRAAIGSMITALQTMPSIAWFPLAILLFELSEKAIFFVVVLGAAPSIANGVIAGVDYVPPLLLRAGRNLGARGLNLYRYVIAPAALLVIVAGLKQGWAFSWRSLMAGELIVVGISQTSLGAQLTYSRELSDSPWLISTMIVILVLGLAVDAAFGAADKAIRRRWGVLDQAGQ; this is encoded by the coding sequence ATGGCCGGTGACACCCTCGCCGCCGTTCCGCGTACCGACACGGAGATCTCGGGACTCGACGCCCTGGAGCTGGCCGGCCGCGCGGAGAACCGGCCGCGGGCCGCCCGGCTCTGGGCCGCGACCTGGCCGAAGCTGGCGGCGCTCGGCATCGCCGTCGGCGCCTGGCAGGTCGTGGTCTGGACGGGTTGGAAGCCCGAGTACGCCGTGCCCGGCCCGGCCTCCGTGGGCCAGGAACTGCTCCGGCAGCTCAGCGGCGTCCAACTCTGGGACGGCCTCGCCACGACGCTGCGCCGGGCGGCCGTCGGCTACCTCTTCTCGGTCGCCGTGGGCCTGCTGCTCGGCCTCGCGGTGGCCCGGTCGCGGATCCTGCGGGCCGCCATCGGGTCGATGATCACCGCGCTGCAGACCATGCCGTCGATCGCGTGGTTCCCGCTGGCGATCCTGCTCTTCGAGCTGAGCGAGAAGGCGATCTTCTTCGTGGTGGTGCTCGGCGCGGCGCCGTCCATCGCCAACGGCGTGATCGCCGGCGTGGACTACGTGCCGCCGCTGCTGCTGCGCGCCGGCCGCAACCTCGGCGCGCGAGGGCTCAACCTGTACCGGTACGTCATCGCGCCCGCCGCGCTGCTGGTCATCGTGGCCGGCCTCAAACAGGGCTGGGCGTTCTCCTGGCGCAGCCTGATGGCCGGCGAGCTGATCGTGGTCGGCATCTCGCAGACCTCGCTGGGCGCGCAGCTGACCTACTCGCGGGAACTCTCCGACTCCCCCTGGCTGATCTCCACGATGATCGTGATCCTGGTGCTGGGCCTGGCGGTGGACGCCGCGTTCGGGGCGGCGGACAAGGCGATCCGGCGTCGCTGGGGCGTGCTGGACCAGGCGGGTCAGTGA
- a CDS encoding M16 family metallopeptidase, whose product MPTRRARIPATKYPVERFTLDNGLRVVLTPDRSAPVIGVAVVYDVGIRSEPEGRTGFAHLFEHLMFQGSENLEKLAHFRHVQGAGGTFNGSTHLDYTDYFETLPSNALERALFLEADRMRGPRLTEENLRNQVDVVKEEIRVNVLNRPYGGFPWLTLPPVMFDTFPNAHDGYGSFVDLESATVADAADFFRRYYASGNAVLAVSGDIDVAEATTLIERHFGDVPARPAPERPDFAEPDLAAERRTSYTDRLAPLPAVAGAWRVPDPVTDFAGYLPYVVLAEVLTDGDASRLVERLVQRDRAVTSLGGYLSFMGDPFDVRDPTALLLQAHLPPGGDVDKVLRTIDEELDRLATDGLTEGELARTQARMATHLLRDTDAVLARALRMAVLEQQRGEPGLLNELPRLVGEVTEEQVRAAAATLRPERRASIEVIPGGGR is encoded by the coding sequence GTGCCGACGCGGAGAGCCAGAATTCCAGCGACGAAATACCCGGTCGAGCGGTTCACCCTCGACAACGGCCTACGGGTGGTCCTCACCCCCGATCGCAGCGCACCGGTGATCGGGGTCGCGGTCGTCTACGACGTCGGCATCCGCTCCGAGCCGGAGGGGCGCACCGGCTTCGCCCACCTCTTCGAACACCTGATGTTCCAGGGCTCGGAGAACCTGGAGAAGCTCGCCCACTTCCGGCACGTGCAGGGCGCCGGCGGCACCTTCAACGGCTCCACCCACCTGGACTACACCGACTACTTCGAGACGTTGCCGAGCAACGCCCTGGAACGGGCGCTGTTCCTGGAGGCCGACCGCATGCGCGGCCCCCGGCTGACCGAGGAGAACCTGCGCAACCAGGTCGACGTGGTCAAGGAGGAGATCCGGGTCAACGTGCTCAACCGGCCGTACGGCGGATTCCCCTGGCTGACCCTGCCGCCGGTCATGTTCGACACCTTCCCGAACGCGCACGACGGCTACGGCTCCTTCGTCGACCTGGAGTCGGCCACCGTCGCCGACGCCGCCGACTTCTTCCGCCGCTACTACGCCAGCGGCAACGCGGTGCTCGCCGTCAGCGGCGACATCGACGTCGCCGAGGCGACCACGCTGATCGAGCGGCACTTCGGCGACGTGCCGGCCCGGCCCGCGCCGGAGCGGCCCGACTTCGCCGAGCCGGACCTGGCCGCGGAGCGGCGCACCTCGTACACCGACAGGCTGGCGCCGCTGCCGGCGGTGGCCGGCGCCTGGCGCGTACCCGACCCGGTCACCGACTTCGCCGGCTACCTGCCGTACGTCGTGCTGGCCGAGGTGCTCACCGACGGCGACGCCTCCCGGCTGGTCGAGCGGCTGGTCCAGCGCGACCGGGCGGTCACCAGCCTGGGCGGGTACCTCAGCTTCATGGGCGACCCGTTCGACGTGCGGGACCCGACCGCGCTGCTGCTCCAGGCGCACCTGCCGCCGGGCGGGGACGTCGACAAGGTGCTGCGCACCATCGACGAGGAGCTGGACCGGCTGGCCACCGACGGGCTGACCGAGGGGGAGCTGGCCCGCACCCAGGCCCGGATGGCGACCCACCTGCTGCGGGACACCGACGCGGTGCTGGCCCGGGCGCTGCGGATGGCCGTGCTGGAGCAGCAGCGCGGCGAGCCGGGCCTGCTCAACGAGCTGCCCCGGCTGGTCGGCGAGGTCACCGAGGAACAGGTCCGCGCGGCCGCCGCCACCCTGCGGCCGGAGCGCCGCGCGTCCATCGAGGTCATCCCCGGAGGTGGCCGGTGA
- a CDS encoding M16 family metallopeptidase produces MSTTAPAAPRALPPLGPNRRLKLPKQAERTLGNGLTVIAVRRPAVPLVELRLWMPFGRAHLARGAMLAQTLLSGTETMTSVRLAAELQKVGGGLSAGIDPDRLMLSGTGLVTGLDRMLEILAEVLTGATYPDDDVATERDRLVDRIQVAQSQPGHLARTALLKRVYGKHPYAVQTPDPDAVRAVRPGALRTLHAQRVHPADAVLVLVGDVQPERALDAAEKALSGWNGAGHTADLPPAPALEPGPLLLVDRPGSVQSSLRVALPAVPRTHPDHAALQLANLVFGGYFSSRWVENIREDKGYTYGPHSLVEHSVAGSVLVAAAEVATEVTGPALLETTYELGRLATLPPGEDELEQARRYALGTLQLGMSTQAGLASLTSAYAGNGLRLDFLAEHAARLAGATVADVAEAAARYLAPARAVTVVLGDAERIAPQLAALAPVVTEPARP; encoded by the coding sequence GTGAGTACGACCGCACCGGCCGCGCCGCGGGCGCTGCCCCCGCTCGGCCCGAACCGCAGGCTCAAGCTGCCGAAGCAGGCCGAGCGCACGCTGGGCAACGGGCTGACCGTCATCGCCGTACGCCGGCCGGCGGTCCCCCTGGTCGAGCTGCGGCTCTGGATGCCCTTCGGCCGGGCCCACCTGGCTCGGGGCGCGATGCTCGCGCAGACCCTGCTCTCCGGCACGGAGACGATGACCAGCGTGCGGCTCGCCGCCGAGTTGCAGAAGGTCGGCGGCGGGCTGTCCGCCGGGATCGACCCGGACCGGCTGATGCTCTCCGGCACCGGCCTGGTCACCGGGCTGGACCGGATGCTGGAGATTCTCGCCGAGGTGCTCACCGGCGCGACCTATCCGGACGACGACGTGGCCACCGAGCGGGACCGGCTGGTCGACCGGATCCAGGTCGCGCAGAGCCAGCCCGGGCACCTGGCCCGCACCGCCCTGCTCAAGCGGGTCTACGGCAAGCACCCGTACGCGGTGCAGACCCCCGACCCGGACGCGGTCCGCGCGGTCCGGCCGGGCGCCCTGCGCACCCTGCACGCCCAGCGGGTGCATCCCGCCGACGCGGTGCTGGTGCTGGTCGGCGACGTGCAGCCGGAGCGGGCGCTGGACGCCGCCGAGAAGGCCCTGTCCGGGTGGAACGGCGCCGGGCACACCGCCGACCTGCCGCCCGCCCCGGCGCTGGAGCCCGGGCCGCTGCTGCTGGTCGACCGGCCGGGTTCGGTGCAGTCCTCGCTGCGGGTCGCGCTGCCGGCGGTGCCCCGCACCCATCCCGACCACGCCGCGCTGCAACTGGCCAACCTCGTCTTCGGCGGCTACTTCTCCTCCCGCTGGGTGGAGAACATCCGCGAGGACAAGGGCTACACGTACGGGCCCCACTCGCTCGTCGAGCACTCGGTCGCCGGGTCGGTGCTGGTCGCCGCCGCCGAGGTGGCCACCGAGGTCACCGGGCCGGCGCTGCTGGAGACGACGTACGAGCTGGGCCGGCTGGCCACCCTCCCGCCCGGCGAGGACGAGCTGGAGCAGGCCCGCCGGTACGCCCTCGGCACCCTCCAGCTCGGCATGTCCACCCAGGCCGGGCTCGCCTCGCTGACCAGCGCGTACGCCGGCAACGGGCTGCGCCTGGACTTCCTGGCCGAGCACGCCGCCCGGCTGGCCGGGGCCACCGTGGCCGACGTGGCCGAGGCGGCGGCCCGCTACCTCGCCCCGGCCCGGGCGGTGACGGTGGTGCTGGGCGACGCCGAGCGGATCGCCCCCCAGTTGGCGGCGCTCGCCCCGGTCGTCACGGAGCCGGCGCGGCCGTGA
- the nudC gene encoding NAD(+) diphosphatase, which translates to MSGEAAPPLARSTLDRAAHRRTDPGWLAQAWARARVLVLDSGDEGRALVRADASPPTLVLVDAADLPAAASPMFLGVEPDGVPVFAVDGPLPEVAGARAAHLREVGHLLGDRDAGLFTTALALVNWHLRHRYSSATGHPTEVDEAGWSRVDGAGERIWPRTDPAMIVLVHDGVPGPDGRCLLGNNATWPQTPGQRRFSCLAGYVEPGESAEAAVLREVREEVGVPVADIAYAGSQAWPFPGSLMLGFLATADPEHPVQVDPAEIAYARWFSRREIGAALAGRPVDVGGARLVLPPPSSIALFLVHRWLDGHC; encoded by the coding sequence GTGAGCGGAGAGGCCGCGCCGCCGCTGGCCCGCTCCACCCTGGACCGGGCGGCGCACCGGCGCACGGATCCCGGGTGGCTGGCCCAGGCGTGGGCCCGGGCCCGGGTGCTGGTGCTCGACTCGGGCGACGAGGGCAGGGCGCTCGTGCGGGCCGACGCCTCGCCGCCGACGCTGGTGCTGGTGGACGCGGCCGACCTGCCGGCGGCGGCGTCGCCGATGTTCCTCGGCGTCGAGCCCGACGGGGTGCCGGTCTTCGCCGTGGACGGCCCGCTGCCCGAGGTGGCGGGGGCCCGGGCGGCGCACCTGCGCGAGGTCGGTCACCTGCTCGGCGACCGCGACGCGGGGCTGTTCACCACCGCGCTTGCGCTGGTCAACTGGCACCTGCGGCACCGCTACTCGTCGGCCACCGGCCATCCCACGGAGGTGGACGAGGCCGGTTGGTCCCGCGTCGACGGGGCGGGGGAGCGGATCTGGCCGCGTACCGACCCGGCGATGATCGTGCTGGTGCACGACGGCGTGCCGGGCCCGGACGGTCGGTGCCTGCTCGGTAACAACGCCACCTGGCCGCAGACGCCCGGCCAGCGCCGCTTCTCCTGCCTCGCCGGCTACGTCGAGCCCGGGGAGTCGGCCGAGGCCGCCGTGCTGCGCGAGGTCCGCGAGGAGGTCGGCGTCCCAGTCGCCGACATCGCGTACGCGGGCAGCCAGGCCTGGCCGTTCCCCGGCTCGCTGATGCTGGGCTTTCTCGCCACCGCCGATCCGGAGCATCCGGTGCAGGTCGACCCGGCGGAGATCGCGTACGCGCGGTGGTTCAGCCGCCGGGAGATCGGTGCCGCCCTGGCGGGACGCCCGGTCGACGTGGGCGGCGCCCGGCTGGTGCTGCCACCGCCGTCGTCGATCGCGTTGTTCCTGGTCCACCGTTGGCTCGACGGGCACTGCTGA
- a CDS encoding DUF397 domain-containing protein has translation MNEIRNTPSPHTQFADAPWRKSTRSQTSNCVEVAPLGTGPAAVALRDSKDQGGPVLLFNRAGWLGFIAGAKNGQFDLN, from the coding sequence ATGAACGAGATCCGCAACACGCCGTCCCCGCACACGCAGTTCGCCGACGCCCCGTGGCGCAAGAGCACGCGCAGCCAGACCTCGAACTGCGTCGAGGTCGCGCCACTGGGGACGGGCCCGGCGGCGGTGGCCCTGCGGGACAGCAAGGACCAAGGCGGTCCGGTGCTGCTGTTCAACCGGGCGGGATGGCTGGGCTTCATCGCCGGCGCGAAGAACGGACAGTTCGATCTGAACTGA